GGTAAACTATAGCTCCGATAACAGCAGTTATTATTAATGACCATAAACAAAACTTCAATTTGCTTTTATTATTATTCATAAATCCATCTCAACTCTCTTACGTATTTTACAATCTGATATTAATTATGAGGTGTAAAACTTAAGAAATAGGCTTGCAATTCTTTAAGAATATCTTAAATTTATCTGAGGATTATAAAAAAACAAAAAGAAGTCTGTTTCTTGGCACAGACTTCTTTTTGTTAAATTGAGCTTTGGGATGTGATTTTGAAAAAAACACTTTATATTAGTCAATTATAAGGGTAGATTGTTTAATAACTGACTACGTATATATTGTAATACATAATTGTGTAGCAATTATGAAGAAAATTATAATGTTTAAAGAATTTATCACCTCTCCTTAACTAATTTTAAGCATTTAAATTATAGCTGCTTAAGTTAATTATAATTGTGTATGTTGTGCATTTTGTGTATATATGAAATATGTTTGTGATGTTTAGTATATTATAGAGTTATGTAGATAATATGAAGATTAAGTGTGTAAGTTTTTACATGTCCTCGACTCTTTTATGCTTCATTTTCAAAAACATAAGTCTTCTTAATGGGCAGTCTGGATTTGTTTTTTAGCTTGTATAATGCAGCTATTAGAAAAACTGCTGATAGCAAACAGGAAAAGAAATCAGAAACTGCGCCGGTAAGCCAAACACCTTTAAGCTTATAAAAATACGGCAAAATAAAAAGTAGAGGAATTTGGAAAAGTAGCTGCTTTGCCAGACTCAAAAATATAGAAATTTTTGCACTACCGATAGCTTCAAAATACTCGATTTTTTGAAGGCTTGACAGTGGAAGCACGAGTAAGAACAGCCTCATTCCAAAGGCACCTGCCTTAACAAGCTCCTGACTCTTCCCAGCAAACAAGGAGAAAAGCTGTGTTTGAAACAGCATTAAAATTATAAAACCTATGGTGGTTATGTATGTACCGGAGAGCAGTGCTAGACCCACTGTTTTTTTCACTCTCTGATAATTCCCTGCTCCATAATTGTAGCCTAAAATTGGCTGCATGCCTTGATTAATTCCTATAACAGGGAGAAGTACAAGCATCATTAAGGCTTGTATTATTCCAAGGGACGCAACAGCATAGTTACCTCCGTAAGAATATAAGCTTTTGTTTAAGATCACCATTGTTGCACTGGAAACCAGCTGAGCTAAAAAGGAAGCCATGCCAATTGAAAGTATCTGAATTAAGATAGCTGTGTCAGGAAAAACAGCTTTAAAGCTCAACCTTAGTACACTGTTCTTACCTGCAAAATATAGTAAAAGCCATATGGATACAATGCCTTGTGAGCAAAGTGTTGCTAAGGCAGAACCTGCTATTCCAAGCTTTAGAATGAAGATAAAAGCAGGGTTTAAAATAAAATTCAAAAGAGCGCTAGAAAGCATGGTAAGCATAGAAAGCTTTGGATTACCCTCAGCCCTGCAGGCTCCTATAAGTATGTGAGCCAAGGTTTGAAAGGGTATTCCAAATAAAGATATGATGAAAAACTGCCTTGCCAGAGGCAATATTTCATCTTTCGCTCCAAATAGAGAAAGCAGCTGCTCCTTAAATAGAAGTCCAAGTAAAATCAAGAGTAAGGAAACTGCTACTGCAAGAAGCATAGCATTTCCAATAGCTTTTTCAGCCTGGGACTTATCATTTTGTCCAAGCTTTAGAGATATTGTTACTGAAGTACCAACTCCAATGAGTAGACTAAAGGCCATAACTGTAATAAGCATAGGGCGTACAACTGTGGCCGCAGAAATTCCCAGTATGCCAATAGCTTTACTTAAAAACAGCCTATCTATAAAATCATACAAGGCATTTGCCGTCATACCAATCACTGCTGGCACGGAGAATTTCAGCAGCAATTTCCCGCAGCTCTCCACCCCAAGCATCTTTGAATTATTCATATTTTCCCCCTCATATAATTGTTAAGCTTGCTAACTTCTTAGTCAGACTTTATAATTATTTTATTAGATGGAAGTTATTTGTATGACTTGACTATTAAAGAACTTGCATACATGTGACTATAAATGAGGGGAGTTTGAGAAATGGATTATAGAAAAAGGGTAACTAGTATAGCCAAATATCTCATATTAGCGGCGTGTCTAGTACTAGTAGTGAAATATTCTGAAGGGATTTTTGGAGAATTAAAAGGTGTTTTTAGCGCAGTATTACCGCTGATTTCAGGGCTTGCGGTGGCTTATGTTTTAAATATACTCATGAAGAAGCTGGAAAAGGTATACTTTCCAAAATCAAAAAATAAATTTGTAATAAAATCAAGAAGAGCTGTTTGCATTCTATTATCTTTATTATTGATTCTTGCCATAATAATAATAATAGCATTAATAGTTATTCCACAGTTAGTAAATGCAATTTCTGTAATTGCTTCAGGTATTCCAGGCACTTTGAATAATATTAAGAAATTCATAGAAGCTAGCAGTGATAAGTCTGAAATTATAGGTAAAGCCTTGGCTACTCTTCACATAGATATAGATGGAATTATTAAAAACGCAATATCATTTGCATCAGGTGTGCTTGGTGGCTTAATGAATTCAACCTTATTATTCGTTGCTTCGTTCACAAGCGGATTGCTGAACTTTATTATCATACTTACCTTTGCTATTTATGTTCTTGCTAATAAGGAAAAATTAGCTGCACAAATAAGAAAGGTAATGAAAGCCTTTTTAAAAGATAAAAGCATAGAAAAAGTAAATTATGTAGCTGATGTGACGAATACAGCATTTTCAAGCTTTATTGCTGGGCAATGTATAGAAGCCATTATTCTCGGTGGACTGTGTACTTTGGGAATGTTCATATTTAGATTTCCTTATGCGGCTACAGTTGGAGCTTTCATTAGTGCAACTTCACTTATTCCAATATTAGGTGCATATTTAGGTGCAGCTTTAGGGGCTTTTATGATTTTAACAATCAGCCCAATCAAAGCTTTACTGTTTTTACTATTTATAACTATACTGCAGCAATTAGAGAACAATCTCATTTACCCAAAGGTAGTTGGTTCAAGCATAGGACTGCCAGGAATTTGGGTGTTTGCGGCAATAACCATAGGTGGAGGATTAGGCGGAGTAATGGGGATGCTTTTAAGCGTACCTATTGCGGCAAGTATCTATAAGCTGCTTACCGACAAGGTAAACAGCAAGTTAGCATCTGGTGAAGAACCTTTGGAAGCTGAAGAAAACTTGGAGACAGAAGAAAAGCAATAACTGAATGAATATTTCACAAAAATAAAGTATAAAAAGTGGCTGTCTCAAAATATGCTAAACCATATTTTGAGACAGCCGTGTCTATAGTTAAATCAAATCCTCCAAACCATTAACTGTAGCCTGCTCATTCTCGTCAATAGGAATGATTATGCATTTTTGACCATCAATTATTTGAGATTTTATTTGTGGTATTTTTTCAGGTTTTACTTGAAGTATAACATCATAATTTGCAGCTCTTTTATCATCTTCGGAACTTGCAGCCTGAGTTTCTTCTAAGTCAGGTTCTAAGGCTTCTCCTGAAGTAGTATTATCCTCTAGATTCCTTTCTTCAGCAGCCTCTTGCTTAATTTCCTCAAGCCTATTTTGAAGTATTTCCACTTGCTTTTGCAGGTGTTCTTCCTTTTTTCTTTGGGCATTTGCTTTAAGTGCTTTTGAGTCAATTAAACTTTCTGCTAAAGGAAAATCATCACCAAAGTTCTCTACGTAGGATTCTTCAATCTTAACTGTAACTTCTTCGGGAACTCCGCTTTCAATTAAGAGATTTTGTACAACCTTCTTTGTTAAGGTTATGGGTTCACAATCTGTATCTTCATAAGTAGAATTGTATTCTTCTATCATAATATTTAAGCTTTCCTGTATCTCCATAAAAGTCTTATCTGCCATAGCTTCATCAGCGCCTAAGGAATCTTTAATAATTGACTCAAAGGTTTCCTTTTGTATAGCAGCAGTTTGTCTTGAATAACAGCCTAAAGCATTTTCCATTAATTCAGGGTGTGTATCCTTTGGATTTTTTGTGTAATACATAATAGAGTTTACATCTGTGCTGCGGTCTATAAAAGCAGGAAAAATAAATCCATTGGAAGGAGCTTCAACCACCCAATCTCTAATACGGGCTTTTATTTTATTTTCCTCTTCAAAGTATCTAAGGCCAGGCTCTGAAAGTGAAACAGGGCATATTGCACAAAGCACGTATTCATACACTTCTTCAGATTCATCTATCTTTGAATTATCAGTGGTTTTGGTAATAATATCATAGGCATCGTGAAAAACAACTATTAGAAAATTACCCGTAAAATTATAATTATCTATAATGGCTTTATAAAAACTGTCAAGAAGAGCATCATCCTTTAACTGGCTGCTTTTAAGCTGCATAAGGGAAATTTGACTCTCATTTATGAGCTCTTCATTAAGTGGAAAGTTAAGCTCTAGAATATTATTTCCAATAGTACCGGAAAGCACTTTTTTAGCTATTTCCAGGTATTTAAAGTATTCTTCCTCCTCTAAGTTCAGAAAGGTTTCTCTAAATTTAAGTATAATATGTTTCTCTCCATTAACATAGCAGCCGCACATTTTTGTGAAGGTGCAGTGATCTTTTTTTAAGCGTTTATTTAATTCAAGTATATCTTTTTTTCTCATATATAAATTCCTCTATCTAGTATTTTATTTTTGAAGGTATAGGTTATCTTTATTAAGTATAATATTTTTTTTGCTTTAATCAAAGGTTTACTCAAAATATTTAAAAGGTATAAAACCAAATTTAGTTCTATACCTTTTGTGTTATTAATTGCAGATGTTTTTTATGAATTAAGCAGTAAAGCTTTAAGCTCAGTAAAATTAGAAATTTCATAGGTAGGTTTTATTGGTGTTTCATTTCTTATTTTATTAGGGTTGTACCAACATGTATCTATACCAAAGTTAATTCCACCTTGTATATCAGACGTTAAGCTGTCTCCTACCATTAATACTTTACTTTTATCAGTATGATTAATATTCTTTAAAGCATGTTCAAAGATTTTCGGGCTTGGCTTTGATATTGATATTTCCTCAGATATTACTATATCGTCAATGTATTTTGATATAATAGATTTTTTAATTCTTCTATTTTGAACTAAGGAAAGGCCATTAGTTACTATAGAAAGCTTGCAATATTTACTTAAATTCTCTATAAGATCTATACAATCATCATATAGAAAAGATGCATCGGCTAAATATTATATATATGATTTTGCAAAGCTAGTTTCATCAAAACATAAATTTAGTCGTTTCGATAATCTTTTAAATCTTTCTACTTTTAATTTTTCTTGCGTAATAAGTCCGTTTTCAAATTCTTTCCATAGAATTGTGTTTATTTCTTGATAGATTTTCAAATGATAACTTTCATCATATTCTATGCTAAACTCAAGCATTGTGGTTTTAAAGGCTTCGCGCTCAGATTTTTTGAAATCGTATAATGTTTCATCTGCATCAAATAATATTACTTCATATTTCATAATATATCCTCCAACTTTTTTTGTGTTAAGCATAATACCTGCTAAAAAACGATTAATCCATTTACAAGTCTTTATAAATAAAATAATATATTTATAAATATTAGAACATGACATTAGTCATGTAGGAGGATAAATGAGAAAAATAACAGATAAAATACTTTTAGACCAGTATATTAATAAGTGCAATATAAAAAAGATATTTGATGATGAAGTATTAAAGTTTGTACAGCTTCATTTTTATGAAAAAGAAGAATTTATATTAGAATCAGGAGAACACCTTGAATATTACTATTTGCTTGTGGAGGGTAAAGTTAAAGTTTATTATCCTTTCGAAAATGGAAAGTCAATGCTTTTAAAATTCTATAAAGATTTTATTGCAATTGGAGATTTGGAACTTTTAAAGAATATTCCCCTACTTTGCGATGTTGATGCAGTAGAAGATACTTATCTGATAGCAATTCCTTCAGCAATACTTAGAGAAAAGTGTTTTAATAATGTAAAATTTTTGCATCATTTAGTAGATTCTTTGAGTGAAAAGCTTTATGGAACTATTAATAATAGCTCCTATAATTTTTGTATATCCACTTATCAATAGGTTGTCTAGCTATTTAGTTGAGCATTTAATAGATGAGGAGTGTATAATTTTGAATTCATCATATGTAGATATTGCGCAATTTTTAGGCACAACATATAGACATTTAAACAGAACACTTAAGGAAACGGAATCAAAGTCAATCATAAAATGCGATGATAAAAAAATCTATATATTAGATATAGATGAGCTGAGAGAATTGGCTAAAAATATTTATATTAAACCACTTTAAAATATTGCGATACACTAGGTTATAAGCGATAGAAAAATAATTTTAGTCTTCTTTTTGAACATAGTCAACAAATGACTCAAGATTTGCGGCATTAACTAACATGTTGCTACAAATTACGACTAATTTTTATTTTTTACCCCCCCTAAAATTTAATGCACCTACGTATAAATTCGTATGGTGTTAAAAAGAGGCATATAGGGAGGAAGTAAAGTGAAAAAACATAACGCATTAAAGATTGTAGCAGCATACGCAGTATTAAGTTTAATTTGGTTAGCGATATCCAATAAGGTATTAGGTTTTCTTTCTAATGATATGGAAGGAATATTGATTCTTGATCAGTACAGAGGATATTTTTATGTTGCGATGTCCATTACACTTCTATATTTTGCAATAAATGATATGGAAATAAAACACATAAATAAAATAACAACCTTGAAATCTAAAAATACAGTGCTAAAGCAAGAAATGGATAGTCTCAGGATGAAGCTTGATTTTAATGATCATGCAAATAGAAGACTGGAAGGATACGCCAATACTGATGAGCTTACAAGGGTTTACAACAGAAGAAAGGGCTTGGAGCTTATAAGGGAACAGATGAGTCAAGTATCAGCTCTTAAAAAATCAATGCTTATTGCATTCATAGACATTGATAATTTAAAAATGATAAATGATAAGTTTGGACATATTGAAGGCGATATACTTTTAACATCCTTAGCTAAGATACTAAAAGATTCTTTAGCTAGAAGAGATATAATTTGCAGATATGGAGGAGACGAATTCTTAGTTGTACTTCCAGGAGCCTGCATGAATGATATGCAAGGAATAAAAGCTCGATTGGAGGCTGCTATATCTAAGCATAATACACATAGTTCTAAAAGCTATGCCATAAATATAAGCATGGGTTTTTCAGAGTACAATATTAAAAACTGCAAGCATCTTGAAGAACTTATTCAGGAAGCCGATGATGAAATGTACATAAGCAAGAGAGCAAAAAAACTACACTATATTAGTAATTTTAGATAATAGTACAAGCTTGAATTAAAACAAGAGCAGGGTAAATCCCTGCTCTTGTTTTTTGTTGATGTTTATAGGTAAATGTTTAATTTACAAAATAGAAACATCTATAAGGTTGATACAAAATTAGGTTTATGGTACTATAACAATGAGCAAAATTGAAATTTTTAAAGAAAAACACATGTAGTAAACAATAAGTTGAATAAACGTCTATTAATGAAGTAATTTTAGCTTTTTTGATGAAATTTGAGACTTTTAATAAGCTTTTAAAAAATATAGGAAAGGAAGTGAAGTAGATATGAATATATTTACTCAAAAATTAAAGGAGGTTTTATCATCAGTACTTCCAATTACTATTATTGTGCTGATATTAAACTTTACCATTTCGCCGCTTGCTACTCCACTTATAATCAGATTTATTATTGGTACAGTAATGATTATTTTTGGGCTATCTATTTTTCTAATTGGAGTTGATATTGGTGTTACTCCACTTGGGAATCTTTTAGGTTCCAGTCTTACTAAATCAAATAAGTTATGGATAATATCTGTTGCAGGTATCATTCTTGGATTTTTCATTTCAATAGCAGAGCCAGGGCTGCTTGTGCTGGCTAAACAGGTTTCTTTAGTAACCTTAGGTGGAATATCAAGTATGAGCATTCTCATAGTGGTGTCTGTAGGTTTAGCAATAATGGTTGCCTTAGGCTTTATAAGGGTAGTTTATAATGTTCCTTTGTACAAAGTTTTAACCGTATTATATTTTCTAGTTTTTATTTTAGCTTTATTTACTTCATCAGAGTTTTTAGCAATAGCTTTTGATGCATCTGGCGCTACTACAGGTGTGCTAGCGGTACCTTTCATCCTTGCCCTCTCTATGGGTATATCTGCTTTAAAAAAAGATAGTAAGTCTTCTGAAAAAGATAGCTTTGGTTTGGTTTCTATAGCATCAGTTGGTGCTATAATGTCCGTAATGATTCTGAACTTATTTTCAAAAAACAGCAGCTTTTCTAACAGTCTTCGATTTGACCTTTCTCAATCAAATTCGATTATAGAACCTTTTATAAGTATAATTCCCAGCGTTGCAACTGAAAGTTTTATCGCTATTTCTCCGCTGCTTATAATTTTCTTGGTTTGCCAAAAGGCAGCATTTAAATTAGAAAAAAGGGCTTTTAAAAGGATTTTAAAAGGTTTTGTATATACCTTTGCAGGCCTTCTCATATTCTTGGTTGGAGTCAATGCTGGATTTATGGATGTTGGAAGCATTATTGGGTATAATCTTGCTTCTTTAGATAACAAATGGTATGTTATAGTCATTGGATTTGTTATTGGATTGGTGACTATATTAGCGGAACCTGCTGTCTATGTATTAACACATCAAATAGAAGATGTAACAAGCGGGTATGTTAAAAGAAAGGCAGTATTAATTCCGCTTTCTATTGGGGTTGGATTTGCAGTAG
The genomic region above belongs to Clostridium swellfunianum and contains:
- a CDS encoding MATE family efflux transporter; this translates as MNNSKMLGVESCGKLLLKFSVPAVIGMTANALYDFIDRLFLSKAIGILGISAATVVRPMLITVMAFSLLIGVGTSVTISLKLGQNDKSQAEKAIGNAMLLAVAVSLLLILLGLLFKEQLLSLFGAKDEILPLARQFFIISLFGIPFQTLAHILIGACRAEGNPKLSMLTMLSSALLNFILNPAFIFILKLGIAGSALATLCSQGIVSIWLLLYFAGKNSVLRLSFKAVFPDTAILIQILSIGMASFLAQLVSSATMVILNKSLYSYGGNYAVASLGIIQALMMLVLLPVIGINQGMQPILGYNYGAGNYQRVKKTVGLALLSGTYITTIGFIILMLFQTQLFSLFAGKSQELVKAGAFGMRLFLLVLPLSSLQKIEYFEAIGSAKISIFLSLAKQLLFQIPLLFILPYFYKLKGVWLTGAVSDFFSCLLSAVFLIAALYKLKNKSRLPIKKTYVFENEA
- a CDS encoding AI-2E family transporter, yielding MDYRKRVTSIAKYLILAACLVLVVKYSEGIFGELKGVFSAVLPLISGLAVAYVLNILMKKLEKVYFPKSKNKFVIKSRRAVCILLSLLLILAIIIIIALIVIPQLVNAISVIASGIPGTLNNIKKFIEASSDKSEIIGKALATLHIDIDGIIKNAISFASGVLGGLMNSTLLFVASFTSGLLNFIIILTFAIYVLANKEKLAAQIRKVMKAFLKDKSIEKVNYVADVTNTAFSSFIAGQCIEAIILGGLCTLGMFIFRFPYAATVGAFISATSLIPILGAYLGAALGAFMILTISPIKALLFLLFITILQQLENNLIYPKVVGSSIGLPGIWVFAAITIGGGLGGVMGMLLSVPIAASIYKLLTDKVNSKLASGEEPLEAEENLETEEKQ
- a CDS encoding DUF4317 domain-containing protein, encoding MRKKDILELNKRLKKDHCTFTKMCGCYVNGEKHIILKFRETFLNLEEEEYFKYLEIAKKVLSGTIGNNILELNFPLNEELINESQISLMQLKSSQLKDDALLDSFYKAIIDNYNFTGNFLIVVFHDAYDIITKTTDNSKIDESEEVYEYVLCAICPVSLSEPGLRYFEEENKIKARIRDWVVEAPSNGFIFPAFIDRSTDVNSIMYYTKNPKDTHPELMENALGCYSRQTAAIQKETFESIIKDSLGADEAMADKTFMEIQESLNIMIEEYNSTYEDTDCEPITLTKKVVQNLLIESGVPEEVTVKIEESYVENFGDDFPLAESLIDSKALKANAQRKKEEHLQKQVEILQNRLEEIKQEAAEERNLEDNTTSGEALEPDLEETQAASSEDDKRAANYDVILQVKPEKIPQIKSQIIDGQKCIIIPIDENEQATVNGLEDLI
- a CDS encoding GGDEF domain-containing protein; the encoded protein is MKKHNALKIVAAYAVLSLIWLAISNKVLGFLSNDMEGILILDQYRGYFYVAMSITLLYFAINDMEIKHINKITTLKSKNTVLKQEMDSLRMKLDFNDHANRRLEGYANTDELTRVYNRRKGLELIREQMSQVSALKKSMLIAFIDIDNLKMINDKFGHIEGDILLTSLAKILKDSLARRDIICRYGGDEFLVVLPGACMNDMQGIKARLEAAISKHNTHSSKSYAINISMGFSEYNIKNCKHLEELIQEADDEMYISKRAKKLHYISNFR
- a CDS encoding DUF1538 domain-containing protein, which produces MNIFTQKLKEVLSSVLPITIIVLILNFTISPLATPLIIRFIIGTVMIIFGLSIFLIGVDIGVTPLGNLLGSSLTKSNKLWIISVAGIILGFFISIAEPGLLVLAKQVSLVTLGGISSMSILIVVSVGLAIMVALGFIRVVYNVPLYKVLTVLYFLVFILALFTSSEFLAIAFDASGATTGVLAVPFILALSMGISALKKDSKSSEKDSFGLVSIASVGAIMSVMILNLFSKNSSFSNSLRFDLSQSNSIIEPFISIIPSVATESFIAISPLLIIFLVCQKAAFKLEKRAFKRILKGFVYTFAGLLIFLVGVNAGFMDVGSIIGYNLASLDNKWYVIVIGFVIGLVTILAEPAVYVLTHQIEDVTSGYVKRKAVLIPLSIGVGFAVALSVIRIIVPEIQLWHYLLPGYIISIIMSFFVPKLFVGIAFDAGGVATGPMTATFILAFTQGIAEKIEWASVLRDGFGMISMVALTPIITLQILGLIFKIKSKKGGIEQDAR